The sequence CAACCACAGAGGATGTCccaccaaaaatatttttacctgCATCTGCCACAGCAGGAGATGAGCTTCCAAACACAAAACCTGGCGTGCTTTTATTTTCTGAGGACTTAGCACCAAAACCGCTGCCAGTGCTCGGCTCTGCTGAAGCCATTCCACCAAACTTGAAAgtgtttgtattttcaaatGTTGACTTTTTTACTTCAGACTCCTTTGAGATCTGTCCGCTAGATTGAGTTACAGCTGGCGCAGAAAATGGAGCTGCATGTTCCCCAAATTTGAAAGGTGATGTAGAAGAGGCGGGAGGTGCTGCAGTTGATTGTGAGTTGCTATCGTTACTGGTATCAGCAGGCAACTTTCCAAATATACTAGAGGAACTGGGAGNNNNNNNNNNNNNNNNNNNNNNNNNNNNNNNNNNNNNNNNNNNNNNNNNNNNNNNNNNNNNNNNNNNNNNNNNNNNNNNNNNNNNNNNNNNNNNNNNNNNNNNNNNNNNNNNNNNNNNNNNNNNNNNNNNNNNNNNNNNNNNNNNNNNNNNNNNNNNNNNNNNNNNNNNNNNNNNNNNNNNNNNNNNNNNNNNNNNNNNNNNNNNNNNNNNNNNNNNNNNNNNNNNNNNNNNNNNNNNNNNNNNNNNNNNNNNNNNNNNNNNNNNNNNNNNNNNNNNNNNNNNNNNNNNNNNNNNNNNNNNNNNNNNNNNNNNNNNNNNNNNNNNNNNNNNNNNNNNNNNNNNNNNNNNNNNNNNNNNNNNNNNNNNNNNNNNNNNNNNNNNNNNNNNNNNNNNNNNNNNNNNNNNNNNNNNNNNNNNNNNNNNNNNNNNNNNNNNNNNNNNNNNNNNNNNNNNNNNNNNNNNNNNNNNNNNNNNNNNNNNNNNNNNNNNNNNNNNNNNNNNNNNNNNNNNNNNNNNNNNNNNNNNNNNNNNNNNNNNNNNNNNNNNNNNNNNNNNNNNNNNNNNNNNNNNNNNNNNNNNNNNNNNNNNNNNNNNNNNNNNNNNNNNNNNNNNNNNNNNNNNNNNNNNNNNNNNNNNNNNNNNNNNNNNNNNNNNNNNNNNNNNNNNNNNNNNTTTTTACCTGCATCTGCCACAGCAGGAGATGAGCTTCCAAACACAAAACCTGGCGTGCTTTTATTTTCTGAGGACTTAGCACCAAAACCGCTGCCAGTGCTCGGCTCTGCTGAAGCCATTCCACCAAACTTGAAAgtgtttgtattttcaaatGTTGACTTTTTTACTTCAGACTCCTTTGAGATCTGTCCGCTAGATTGAGTTACAGCTGGCGCAGAAAATGGAGCTGCAGCTTCCCCAAATTTGAAAGGTGATGTAGAAGAGGCGGGAGGTGCTGCAGTTGATTGTGAGTTGCTATCGTTACTGGTATTAGCAGGCAACTTTCCAAATATACTAGAGGAACTGGGAGTAGCGGCAAGAGATTGCACAGTTGACGGCACATCACCCACAGAATTATTGGAAGGTATACTTGAGATACTAGGTGGGAAGGAAGGGATTGAACTAAGAGACCCATTATTTGGAGGTGGACTGACAGCGTTTGCCCCAGCTGAGAATATACTACCATTGAGGGTTGATGCAGCTGAGGTAGTCGACTCAGCTCCAAAAGCCCTGTTGCTGAAAGTTATCTTTGATTCAGTTGGTTTTGGCCAACCCTCTGACACTCCAAAACCAGTGCTGCAAACATCAAGAAAGAGAGTCAGAAgccagtaaaaaaaaacataaccaatatGGGTGAGCCTCACTGGTTAATAGACACGAGATGAAGTAGGTGCCTATCAAACTAGGCGAAAAAATAGTCATGCCACCAACCTGCTCGTCTCTTTTAACTTGATGTCTGCAGATGCACCAGCGTTTTGATTTAGTAAGTCAGTGGCAGCCGGTGATGAGACGATGCTGGGAAATACAGTATCAGCTTTTTTAGGCTCTTCGAGAGAAATAACTTTCTCTTTTGAGGTAAGCTTGCCAGGAGAAATACTCGATTTGTCAGTCCCTTGTATGAACTTTGAAGTTGGCTCTGAGGCCATATTACTTTGCTGAACAGCTTCAGTGGGCAATGCCGAGAAGTTGAACCTTCCAGTTTCCAGAGATCCATTAGAGGTACTCTGAGATGCGTCACCATTAGATATATATGATGTAGAGGGCATCGCTTCAGAGGGAGTACGTAGTTTCTCCCCGTTAGGCATGCTGATACGACTTTTCTCAACTTTGAAGACATTCTGTTTTTCTACCACTTCAAAGGGAGTAGATGCCGCACCATGATCATCATCCAAATCCAAGAAATCCTGCATTATCGCAGTTGTATATATAGACAGGTCAAAGGTGTGCCATAAAAATATTGACAAAGGAGAAATATGAATGAACAACATAATATTTGCAGCTGGAGAGGTGTTAGGATTGCCCGCTTTGACATTAACATTCTGGAAATATAactataagaaataaaaaaaaagaatacctCATGCGCACTCATTCGAAATGCTCTCTTTTTTGGAGGATGCTCTTCCAACGAATTCGTGAGAGGCAAATAGGCACCTTTACCAAGAGTCTTCTGAGCTTGAGTGGAACCAGTTTTGCTTGTGCCATCAACAGTACCACCAGTCTTCTCACTCGGGGCCAGAACCTCTCTGGAACCACTCTCTCTAGATTTTTCCTGCTTTTGATAGCTAGAATCTGGCAAATTTTCCTTCTTCTCAGGAAGATTATCCAAGAACTTTGGTGCCTCCACATTCTGTAGGCTTTTGAGTGCGGGACCACGTAGCATGGATGGTGATAACTTACTTGGTGCCATATTATCAAGAtgttgaaatatttttgaaaccATATCACTGGACTTGGTAGGAACAAGGTTAAAACTTGAACCAGGAATATTCTCTGCACTGTCTCTAGATGAATGGGTAGTTTTTTGTCCACCATTGGCACGGACAGAAAGTGGGCTCTCAGAAGCAGGAAGAGCCAAGCTTCGGGACGAAAGGTTAGATTTTTGACGAATCCTCCTTACAGGGCCCACAGATCCTACGTCATTATCTAAGACTGAGCTCCTCCGTTTAAGAccctacaaaattaaataaaagtcaTGAGAATACTTTGTTTCAGAGAAAAATCTGAAAACCCGTTTAACGCATAGTCAAAAATGTTCTCACCGACTGAAACCCTTGCCTAGAACCAGAAGGTAAGCTTCCTTCCCATGTACCTGGAGATGCTTGAAAAAGAGACCCAATCTGGAAAAAAAAGACCACTATGTAAAATTGGAAGCAAGTagaaaacttaataaataattatggcTCAAAACTGAAACCTTCACAGTGGACTGAGGCCTAGAGTATGGTGTTCTGGCCATGCTATAAACAGCAGATCTTCCCCGAGATCTAGGGGTGACAAAACCATTTTCCAAAGGTCTTTGTCCAGAAGGCTTTGGTACCAGTGAGATTGTAGGTGACTTCTGCGGAAACGGGGTTCTGTTCAGGAAAACAGAATCTTCCCTACCCGCTTGCCCACGCAATCCCAACATAGAAGGAGTAACTTCTGAAGGTCGGCTACCCATGTAGGCCTTTGCAAGCTGTGCTGGCGAAGCAACGCACTCAACGAGAGCCTGGTAAAGAtgtcatcaacaacaaaaatattaacaactCCACCTTGTATGAAGCTCCGCTAACACAGACTAGTATATTTAATACGTCTAACAACTTTCTTACTGTCGAACTTCCAGGAGGTGTTGAAACAATGGCGTTCATACTTCCATTATTTGGATGCGTCCTATCCCTCTCATGTGATGGCGGATGTCTCACAACAATACTCACTTCATTTCTCTGCTCTTCATTCACAGTGGATGAATCAGCAGCTTTTGAACGCAGCAAGGTAGTTAATCGATCAACTTCAGACCtgtaaaatcatcaaaagtgatCAACagattttcaaaaacataata comes from Camelina sativa cultivar DH55 chromosome 19, Cs, whole genome shotgun sequence and encodes:
- the LOC104764779 gene encoding nuclear pore complex protein NUP1-like isoform X2, coding for MASAARGESSNPYGGGFGTGGKARKPTARRSQKTPYDRPPTSVRNSGLGGGDVRGGGWLSKLVDPAQRLITYSAHRLFASVFRKRLGSVETPAQSPEQQKQLPERDVNLERKIEHKQDVSNLSMKNDLIRMEDTNASVDQTKDGFTDLEEILQGKTFTRSEVDRLTTLLRSKAADSSTVNEEQRNEVSIVVRHPPSHERDRTHPNNGSMNAIVSTPPGSSTALVECVASPAQLAKAYMGSRPSEVTPSMLGLRGQAGREDSVFLNRTPFPQKSPTISLVPKPSGQRPLENGFVTPRSRGRSAVYSMARTPYSRPQSTVKIGSLFQASPGTWEGSLPSGSRQGFQSGLKRRSSVLDNDVGSVGPVRRIRQKSNLSSRSLALPASESPLSVRANGGQKTTHSSRDSAENIPGSSFNLVPTKSSDMVSKIFQHLDNMAPSKLSPSMLRGPALKSLQNVEAPKFLDNLPEKKENLPDSSYQKQEKSRESGSREVLAPSEKTGGTVDGTSKTGSTQAQKTLGKGAYLPLTNSLEEHPPKKRAFRMSAHEDFLDLDDDHGAASTPFEVVEKQNVFKVEKSRISMPNGEKLRTPSEAMPSTSYISNGDASQSTSNGSLETGRFNFSALPTEAVQQSNMASEPTSKFIQGTDKSSISPGKLTSKEKVISLEEPKKADTVFPSIVSSPAATDLLNQNAGASADIKLKETSSTGFGVSEGWPKPTESKITFSNRAFGAESTTSAASTLNGSIFSAGANAVSPPPNNGSLSSIPSFPPSISSIPSNNSVGDVPSTVQSLAATPSSSSIFGKLPADTSNDSNSQSTAAPPASSTSPFKFGEHAAPFSAPAVTQSSGQISKESEVKKSTFENTNTFKFGGMASAEPSTGSGFGAKSSENKSTPGFVFGSSSPAVADAGKNIFGGTSSVVGGSTSNPSTVASSAPVSSGSLIFGVTSSSTPVTETSKFSVSSAATNAGSNNAGSNIFGTSSPAFTSSGSSMFGSVAASTGGSIFGFNAGSSASSASAASSQSQASNLFGAANAQTGNTGSGTTTSTQSTLFQFGSSASAPTFGSSGNSSLASNSSPFVFASGSTPQLSTINSSASSSGTTSSPLFGSSWQAPNSAPVFSSSFTPSSSPTFNFGGSSAATGSSTPAPIFGASTNTPSSSPIFGFNSTGPTTPQQPVFGNSAPSANPSQSVFGNSNSGFAFGAPNNTNGINNNNQQVSMEDSMAEDTYQANKASMVAPPMFGQPAVTMPQPNFGFGGGAATQPSSMANPFQFGGQPIPSTPQNASPFQASQSLEFQGGGSFSLGSTGGGDKSGRRIFKAKKTNRKK
- the LOC104764779 gene encoding nuclear pore complex protein NUP1-like isoform X1; the encoded protein is MASAARGESSNPYGGGFGTGGKARKPTARRSQKTPYDRPPTSVRNSGLGGGDVRGGGWLSKLVDPAQRLITYSAHRLFASVFRKRLGSVETPAQSPEQQKQLPERDVNLERKIEHKQDVSNLSMKNDLIRMEDTNASVDQTKDGFTDLEEILQGKTFTRSEVDRLTTLLRSKAADSSTVNEEQRNEVSIVVRHPPSHERDRTHPNNGSMNAIVSTPPGSSTALVECVASPAQLAKAYMGSRPSEVTPSMLGLRGQAGREDSVFLNRTPFPQKSPTISLVPKPSGQRPLENGFVTPRSRGRSAVYSMARTPYSRPQSTVKIGSLFQASPGTWEGSLPSGSRQGFQSGLKRRSSVLDNDVGSVGPVRRIRQKSNLSSRSLALPASESPLSVRANGGQKTTHSSRDSAENIPGSSFNLVPTKSSDMVSKIFQHLDNMAPSKLSPSMLRGPALKSLQNVEAPKFLDNLPEKKENLPDSSYQKQEKSRESGSREVLAPSEKTGGTVDGTSKTGSTQAQKTLGKGAYLPLTNSLEEHPPKKRAFRMSAHEDFLDLDDDHGAASTPFEVVEKQNVFKVEKSRISMPNGEKLRTPSEAMPSTSYISNGDASQSTSNGSLETGRFNFSALPTEAVQQSNMASEPTSKFIQGTDKSSISPGKLTSKEKVISLEEPKKADTVFPSIVSSPAATDLLNQNAGASADIKLKETSSTGFGVSEGWPKPTESKITFSNRAFGAESTTSAASTLNGSIFSAGANAVSPPPNNGSLSSIPSFPPSISSIPSNNSVGDVPSTVQSLAATPSSSSIFGKLPANTSNDSNSQSTAAPPASSTSPFKFGEAAAPFSAPAVTQSSGQISKESEVKKSTFENTNTFKFGGMASAEPSTGSGFGAKSSENKSTPGFVFGSSSPAVADAGKNIFGGTSSVVGGSTSNPSTVASSAPVSSGSLIFGVTSSSTPVTETSKFSVSSAATNAGSNNAGSNIFGTSSPAFTSSGSSMFGSVAASTGGSIFGFNAGSSASSASAASSQSQASNLFGAANAQTGNTGSGTTTSTQSTLFQFGSSASAPTFGSSGNSSLASNSSPFVFASGSTPQLSTINSSASSSGTTSSPLFGSSWQAPNSAPVFSSSFTPSSSPTFNFGGSSAATGSSTPAPIFGASTNTPSSSPIFGFNSTGPTTPQQPVFGNSAPSANPSQSVFGNSNSGFAFGAPNNTNGINNNNQQVSMEDSMAEDTYQANKASMVAPPMFGQPAVTMPQPNFGFGGGAATQPSSMANPFQFGGQPIPSTPQNASPFQASQSLEFQGGGSFSLGSTGGGDKSGRRIFKAKKTNRKK
- the LOC104764779 gene encoding nuclear pore complex protein NUP1-like isoform X3; amino-acid sequence: MGSRPSEVTPSMLGLRGQAGREDSVFLNRTPFPQKSPTISLVPKPSGQRPLENGFVTPRSRGRSAVYSMARTPYSRPQSTVKIGSLFQASPGTWEGSLPSGSRQGFQSGLKRRSSVLDNDVGSVGPVRRIRQKSNLSSRSLALPASESPLSVRANGGQKTTHSSRDSAENIPGSSFNLVPTKSSDMVSKIFQHLDNMAPSKLSPSMLRGPALKSLQNVEAPKFLDNLPEKKENLPDSSYQKQEKSRESGSREVLAPSEKTGGTVDGTSKTGSTQAQKTLGKGAYLPLTNSLEEHPPKKRAFRMSAHEDFLDLDDDHGAASTPFEVVEKQNVFKVEKSRISMPNGEKLRTPSEAMPSTSYISNGDASQSTSNGSLETGRFNFSALPTEAVQQSNMASEPTSKFIQGTDKSSISPGKLTSKEKVISLEEPKKADTVFPSIVSSPAATDLLNQNAGASADIKLKETSSTGFGVSEGWPKPTESKITFSNRAFGAESTTSAASTLNGSIFSAGANAVSPPPNNGSLSSIPSFPPSISSIPSNNSVGDVPSTVQSLAATPSSSSIFGKLPANTSNDSNSQSTAAPPASSTSPFKFGEAAAPFSAPAVTQSSGQISKESEVKKSTFENTNTFKFGGMASAEPSTGSGFGAKSSENKSTPGFVFGSSSPAVADAGKNIFGGTSSVVGGSTSNPSTVASSAPVSSGSLIFGVTSSSTPVTETSKFSVSSAATNAGSNNAGSNIFGTSSPAFTSSGSSMFGSVAASTGGSIFGFNAGSSASSASAASSQSQASNLFGAANAQTGNTGSGTTTSTQSTLFQFGSSASAPTFGSSGNSSLASNSSPFVFASGSTPQLSTINSSASSSGTTSSPLFGSSWQAPNSAPVFSSSFTPSSSPTFNFGGSSAATGSSTPAPIFGASTNTPSSSPIFGFNSTGPTTPQQPVFGNSAPSANPSQSVFGNSNSGFAFGAPNNTNGINNNNQQVSMEDSMAEDTYQANKASMVAPPMFGQPAVTMPQPNFGFGGGAATQPSSMANPFQFGGQPIPSTPQNASPFQASQSLEFQGGGSFSLGSTGGGDKSGRRIFKAKKTNRKK